The following nucleotide sequence is from Chromobacterium rhizoryzae.
CCGCGTCCGCGCCGGCGGAAAAATCCAGCGCCAACACCTCTCCCTCCGGCCCCAGGCCGCTGAGCAACGAAGAAGCCGAACGCGCCGCGCGCACCGATCCGCAAGTGGAGGCGGTGCTGGCGGCCATCCGCAACAAGCCCGCCGGCGAAGGCGGGGAAAAATCCAAGGCGGCCTCCGGCGCGGAGCCGGAGCAGAAACGCCTGCTCAACATCATCAATGAACTCAATAAGAACAGCCCTGCGCCTGGTTCGCACGGCTGAGCCCGCCCACTTCTTTCCGTTGTCCTGATGGCAAAAATCAAAACCGTATTCAGTTGCGCCGAGTGCGGCGGTCAAACGCCCAAATGGCAGGGCCAATGCCCGCATTGCAACGCCTGGAACACGCTGACCGAGGCGGTGCAGGCCGCGCCGGCGGCCAACGCCCGTTTCCAGTCCTGGAGCGACAGCGCCACCCAGGTGCAAAAGCTGTCCGATGTGCAAACCGAGGAAGTGCCGCGCGATCCATCCGGCATCGACGAGCTGGACCGGGTGCTGGGCGGCGGCGTGGTGCGCGGCGCGGTGATCCTGATCGGCGGCGATCCCGGCATCGGCAAATCCACGCTATTGCTGCAAGCGCTGTCCGAAATCGGCGCGCGCCGCAAAGTGCTCTATGTGTCCGGCGAGGAATCGCCGCAGCAGATCGCGCTGCGCGCCACCCGTTTGGCGGTGGCCACCGAGCGCGTCAACCTGCTGGCGGAAATCCGGCTGGAAGCCATCCTGGAAACGCTGAAGCGCGAGCAGCCGGAAGTGGCGGTGATCGACTCCATCCAGACCCTGTACACCGACCAAGTGACCTCGGCGCCCGGCTCGGTGTCCCAGGTGCGCGAATGCGCGGCGCAGCTGACGCGCATGGCCAAGCAGACCGGCATCACCATTCTGCTGGTGGGACACGTCACCAAGGAGGGCTCGCTGGCCGGCCCGCGCGTGCTGGAGCACATGGTGGACACCGTGCTGTATTTCGAGGGGGATTCCCACTCCAATTACCGGATGATACGCGCGATCAAGAACCGTTTCGGCGCGGTCAACGAGCTGGGCGTGTTCGTGATGACGGACCGCGGCCTCAAGGGCGTGTCCAATCCCTCGGCCATCTTCCTGTCCTCTTACCGCGACGATGTGTCCGGCTCCTGCGTGCTGGTCACCCAGGAGGGCAGCCGGCCCTTGCTGGTGGAAATCCAGGCCTTGGTGGACGACTGCCACGGCTTCCAGCCCAAGCGCCTGACCGTGGGCCTGGAGCAGAACCGCCTGGCCATGTTGCTGGCGGTGCTGCACCGCCACGGCGGCGTCGCCTGCTTCGATCAGGACGTGTTCCTCAACGCGGTGGGCGGGGTCAAGATCAACGAACCGGCGGCCGATCTGGCCATCATCCTGGCCATGGTGTCCTCCTTGCGCAACAAGCCCTTGCCGGAAAAGCTGGTGGTGTTCGGCGAAGTGGGTCTGGCCGGCGAGGTGCGCCCGGTGGCGCGCGGCCAGGAGCGCTTGAAGGAAGCGGCCAAGCTGGGCTTCACCCGCGCCATCGTGCCGCAGGCCAACAGCCCGCGCCAGCCGATAGAAGGGCTGCGGGTGATCGCGGTGGAGCGGCTGGATCAGGCGGTGGAATTCTGCCGCGAATGAGCGGCAAGAGCCTGTTTACGATCTGCTGCGTCTCGCTTTAGCTCGCGAGATCGTAAACAGACTCTAAGAAAGCGGATAGCGAATGATAGAAGACCGAGATATAGAAGCGGAACGCCCTTATCTGTTCCGCTACGCGCTGGCGCAATTGCGCGAGAAGGACGCCGCCGACGAGGCGGTGCAGGAAACGCTGCTGGCGGCGCTGGAGTCCCGCGCCTCCTTTAGCGGCAAATCCACGCTGCGCACCTGGCTGACCTCCATCCTGCGCTTCAAGCTGATCGACGCCTTGCGCCGCAAGGGCAAGGAGAAGCTGTTCGAATCGCTGGAGAACGAGGCCGACGACGGCGATTTCGACGGCCTGTTCAGCCGGGACGGCCACTGGCGCGAGCCGGTCAAGGCCTGGAGCGGGCCGGAGCAGTCCTTGATCTCGCGCCAGTTCTGGGAGGTGTTCGAGCAGTGTTCGGAAGTGATGCCGCGCCGCACCGCGATGGTGTTCGTGATGCGCGAGGTGATGGGCATGGAGATCGCGGAGATCTGTAAGAATCTGGAGATCAGCGCGACCAACTGTTCCGTATTGCTGTATCGCGCCCGCATGAGCTTGCGGGAATGTTTTTCGATTCGCTGGAGCCGGGAGGCTAGCGTATGAAGTTGAGTTGTCGTCAGGCCAGCCGTTTGATCTCGGCCTCGCAGGACCGTCCCTTGAGCCAGTGGGAACACGTGCGTCTGCGCGTGCACCTGTTCATGTGCGGCAATTGCCGCAATTTCTCGCAACAGCTGAAGCAGTTGGGGGAGGCCGCGCGCAAGGCGGGGCGCGGGGAGTAGCCATTTGAAAGCGCAAGGGGAAACCGGCCTTCTGGCCGGTTTTTTCTTGCCCGCGGCGCGGGATAAAAAGAAGCCGGCGCAAGCCGGCTTTTAACTTCAAGGGTGGTAAGAAAAAATCAGCGCTTGCGCTTGCCGCCGCCGCTCTTGGCCGCCGCGCACTGGTGCGGGCAGGCGGCGCATTGGCTGTCGTTGAGGCCGGCTCCGGTGAGCGATTGCTTGAGCGCACAGACCGAGCGGCGGCAGGCGATGAAGCGGATCTGGTTTTCCGAGGCCAGTTCGCGGAAATGGCGCATCACGTTGTGGCCCAGAAAATCGGTGAACAGAATCAAGAGGTCGGTGCCGGCCGGCAGGCGGTCCACCTTGCGCTGGTGCGAGCTGTTGCGGCCGCTGACGTGACGATGGATGTTGATGCCGAAATCGCGCAGCACATCCGGAATATTGCCGAGGGTATCGGCTCCCACAAGCATGGCATTCATTGGACATCCCTCCTGGGTGAATTTTTAGAAATGATAATCGTTATCATTTAGCTGGTCAATCACAAACTTTGAAAATGGCAATCAGGACAGGGGTGAACTGTGGCGGATCGGTCGCGCCGCGTGGGCCGTTTGCCTGAGAGAGCGGCGCCGGCGGCGGGTCTTGCATGAGCGCGCTTCATGCCGGGCCGGCGCGCGGGGCGAGGGCGGCCGGCTGGCCGGCGTGGCGTAATCCGCGGCCGCGCCGCCTGCCGGAGGAGATTTAGAAAGTGGCATCTGAATAATGCATGGCAGCCACCAGCTTTTTACATGTAACAAGTATTAAAAACACAGAATAAGAAGTATTTACGCTGCGCTGTTTTTAACGCAATTGCAAAAAAGCAACATGCTTACGGGATAGATGCATGCCTTTTTTTGTAGTTTCTGCTCTAAGTATGCGATGAGGGTTTTTGTATATTGGATTTCTAATACCGGTTAGACGCTTGTTTAATAAAGGTTTTGAGCCCTTAAGAATCATTGCTTAAAACATAGTGCCTGCTCGCTCTGAAGATGGCGGGGGGCCGCCGCGGAAAAGTTTATTGACGCTGATCATGATTAATTCGCACACTCGGATCGCCTTCGGTTCAGATCAAAAAATGAGCACAACGATGCTCTGAATAGAGCCATAAACCCGACGAGGTCAGTGGCCGGATGAACTTACAAGGGATTGGAGAATCATGAACTATCGCAAGAAGAGAATCGCGCTGGCGCTCGCCATGCTCGGCGCTGGAGCCATGCCTCTGGCCCATGCGGACGACGCAAGCGGCACCCTGGACCGAGTGGAGATCACCGGCTCCAACATCAAGCGCTCCATCAAGCAGGAGCAGGCGATCCCGATGACCATCATCAAGACCGACGACCTGATCAAACAGGGCATGACGTCGGTTGAGCAAGTGGTCAACAGCCTGGCCGCCAACCAGTCCTCCCAGGGGGCCAACGCCGCGGTGGGCGCTTCCACCGGGGGGGCTTCCTACGCCAGCCTGCGAGGCCTGGGTCACCAGTACACCTTGATCCTGCTGGACGGCCGCCGCATCGTGAACCAGCCAATGGACGGCACCTCGGTCGACCTCAACGCCATTCCGCTGACGGTGATAGACCGCATCGAAGTGGTGCGCGACGGCGCTTCCGCCATCTACGGCACCGACGCCATCGGCGGCGTGATCAACTTCATCACCAAGAAAACCATGCAGGGCCTGTCCATCGGCGGCGAGTTTCTGTCCCCGCAACGTTCCGGCGGCCAGGAGCGCAGCGTCAATCTGTCCTACGGCTACGGCGATCTGGGCAAGGACGGCTTCAATATCTACGGCGCTTACGAGTATCACAAGACCAACAAGATCATGGCCACCCAGCGTGATTTCGCGTCCCAGATCACCAGCAGCACCAAGCGCAGCGTCAACAGCTTTCCTCCCAACTACCTGTTGCCCAGCGGCGACCTGATTACCGGTTCGCCCAATTGCGCGCCGCCGTATTCGACGCCGGACGGCAGCGGCGCCTGTTCGCAGCTGTATTCGCTGTATCCGTCCATCCAGCCCGAGGTCGAGCAGCAGACCGGCGTGCTCAAGGGCACCACCCGCATCGGCGACCACGAGCTGTCCTTGCAATATCTGGTGACCGAAACCAAGAACACCACCTGGGTGGCGCCGACGCCGTTCTCCGGCGACGTGACTTCGCCGACCGCGCCGGGTCAGAACCCGGCGGACGGTCCGTTCCCGGTGTATGGCCGCTCGGTGCCGGCCGGCGCGCGCGTGGACAGCACCACCGCCACCACCCAGCGTTTGCAGATGAATCTGGAGGGCTTGATCGCCGGTTGGGACTACCGCGCCGGCCTCGGCCACTCGGAAAGCAAGGTCACTCACGATCTGGACGGCGGCTACCTGAGCCAGAGCAAGCTGCAGAACGCGTTGAACAGCGGCTTCGATCCAGGGACTTCCGATCCGGCCGCCTGGAAACCGTTCTCGTCCAGCGGCCGCATCGAGCAGGCCAAGTCCAAACTCGATCTGGCGGATTTCAAGGTCAGCAAGGAAGTGCTGCAACTGCCGGCCGGCATGCTGGCGGTGGCCATCGGCGCCGAAGCGCGCCGCGAAACCATCGAGCATACCTACAACCATGCGCTGTCCACCGACACGCTGAGCACCGGCCTGACCAAAACCAACGACGGCAGCGGCCAGCGCAGCGCCCAGGCCTTGTACGGCGAGCTGGACATCCCGGTGATCAAGCATCTGGACGCCAACCTGGCGGTGCGTTACGACCACTACAGCGATTCCGGCAGCTCGGTGAATCCCAAGGTTTCGCTGAAGTACCAGCCGGTGCCGCAACTGCTGCTGCGCAGCTCGGCCAGCACCGGCTTCCGCGCGCCGTCGCTGTACGACATCAATCAGCCCGCCCAGCAGCAGCTGACCGCCAAGAACTACACCGACCCGGTATTGTGCCCGGGCGGCGTGGCGCAGCCGGGCGCCGGTTCGTCCTCTTGCGTCAAGACGCAGCAAAATCTGCTGACCGGCGGCAACAAGAGCCTGCAGCCGGAAAAATCCTCGTCCATCTCCTTCGGCATGGTGCTGGAGCCGGTCAAGGACCTGACCACCAGCGTGGACTTCTGGTGGACCAATATCCAGAACTCCATCGGTTCGCTGAACGAGCAGACCATCTTCGCCAACCCGGGCAAATACGCCAATTTGTTCGTCCGGGATTCGAAGAACAATCTGCTGTACGTGACCGACCTCACCGACAACCTGGGCAACACCAGCGCCGCCGGCGTCGACCTGGGTTTCTCCTACCGTCTGCCGCGCACCTCGGTTGGCGATTTCACGGTGAATCTGGACGGCACTTACATCAGTAAGCACAGCTTCCAGTACGAGAAGGGCGGAGACTACCACAGCGATCTGGGCGCCTATGTCAACGGCAGCCCCACCTTCCGCTGGCAGCACAATCTGGCGCTGAACTGGATGCGCGGCTCGTGGAGCGGCATCTTGGCCCAGGCTTACAAGTCCGGTTACACCGATTCCGACCCCAGCCACATGGTCAAGCCTTACTCCACCTGGAACCTGTCCGGATCCTACGCCTGGAACAAGCAACTGACCGTGACCGCCGGCATCAAGAACCTGTTCGACCAACTGCCGCCGTGGAGCAATCAGGGCGAAACCACGCCCCAGGGCTATGACCCGCGCTTCACCGACGCGGTGGGCCGAGCCTACTTCGTGAAGGCCAGCTACAAGATGTAACTCCGCCATGCCGGGACGGCCTTGCGCCGCCCCGGCTGGAGGGAGGACGCAGGAACCGGCTTTCGCGCGAAGGCCGGAGTGGCAAATGGCGGCCGCGCCGGCTCCGCCCGCTCACAAGGCGGGGAGGGGCCGGTCTAGTCGCCGCAATTGTGGGTATAAACATGACGAGCATCACAGCCAGAGGAATCGGCGGTCCCCCGCCCAAGCGCCGCATCGCGGGCTTGGTCGGCGTGATCGTCTTCCATGCACTGTTGATCTACGCGCTGGTGTCGGGCCTGGCCCAGGGCGTGGTCAAAGTGATCCAGCAAAAAGTGGAAGTGGCGGTCATCAGCGAACCGCCGCCGCCTCCGCCGCCTCCGCCCCCCAAAATAGAAAAAGTGGTGCAGCCCACCGCCGCGCCCAAGCCGCAGGCCTATGTGCCGCCGGTGGTCAATCCGCCGCCGGTCACCTCCACGGCCAACGCGATCCAGTCCACCACCTCGGACCCGGCGCCGCAGCCGGCGCCCACCCCCGCCCCGGCGGTGGAAGCGCCCAAGGGCCCGGTGTCGGCCAAGGCCAACTGCACCCAGCTGCAAGCCCCGGAATACCCGAGCAAGGCGCAGCAGGACGAGATCCAGGGCGTGGTGCGCGTGGCCTTCCAGGTGGGCGACAACGGCCGCTTCAGCCACATCGCCAACATCTCGTTCGACGGCGGCATCCCGCCGCGTTACCGCAGCGGCTTCCAGTCGGCGATCAGCGCCGCGCTGCAAGGCTATAGCTGCAAACCCAACAGCCTGTTGAGCCAGGAATTCGGCTTCAAACTCGATTCCGGCGAATGAGCGCGAGCGCGCCTCGACCGGAGCACAGCAACTCTTAGGAGAACCAAAGCATGACCAAGACCACTCGCACCGCCTTCGCCGCCCTGGCCCTGCTGGCCAGCCTGCCTGTCCTGGCCGCCGAAACCGCGCACGTGACCAGCAACCCGTACGGCATCGACGCCCTGTGGGCGCAAGGCGACATCGTCGCGCGCGGCACCCTGATCATTCTGCTGATCATGTCCGCGGCCACCTGGTACGTGGGCATCGTCAAACTGCTGGAACAGCGCCGCCTGCTCAAACAAGGCCGCGAACTGCTGGCGTCTCACGGCGCGGAACTGCAAAAACGCGCGAGCGAACTGGCCGACGAAGGCATGTTCAGCGCGGTGGCGGCGGCCGGCATTGACGCGGCGGCCGAGCACAAGGGCGAACTGGCCGGCCGCGTGGACCTCAACACCTGGGTGTCGATGGCCATCTCCGACGCGGTGGACTCCGCCAGCCACCATATGCAAAACGGCCTGTCGGTGGTGGCCACCGTGGGTTCCACGGCGCCCTTCGTCGGCCTGTTCGGCACGGTATGGGGCATTTACCACGCGCTGACCGCGATCGGCATGTCCGGCCAGGCGTCCATCGACAAAGTGGCGGGCCCGGTGGGCGAGGCGCTGATCATGACCGCGATCGGTCTGGGCGTGGCGGTGCCGGCGGTGCTGGGATACAACTGGCTGGTGCGCCGCAACAAGCTGGTGCTGGACATGGTGCGCGTGGTGGCCGGCCGCCTGCACGCCAGCCTGCTGAACGCGCGCTGAGGCGACGACGATGAAGGGGCGCAACGCAAGATTCGGCCAAGGCCACGGCAAGGGCGACGAAGACGCGGTGATGTCCGCGATCAACACCACGCCGCTGGTGGACGTGATGCTGGTGCTGCTGATCATCTTCCTGATCACGGTGCCGGTGGTGACGCAGACGGTGAAGATGGCCTTGCCGAAGGAAAGCAATATCCCGACGCAGACCAAGCCGGAGAACATCGTGCTGGGGGTGGACACCGGCAACACCATTTACTGGAACACCACGCCGGTGAAGACGCAGGAAGAACTGCTGGCGCGGCTGGTGAAGGAAGCGAAGAAGGAGCCGCAGCCGGAAGTGCACATCCGCGGGGATCTGGCGGCGAAGTACAGCCCGATCGGCCGGATCGTGCTGGCGGTGCAGCAGGCGGGCATCGTGAAGATCGCCTTTATTACCGAACCGCCGCCGCGCAATTGAACGGGGACCTCGAAAAACCGTAGCGAGCGGCACGAGAGCAAGGCGCACCGCGCGGAGCGACCGAGATAGTACAAGTAGTACAGCGAGGGAGCGAGCACGGAGCAACGCAGCTATCGAGCCGCGCAGCAGGTTTGTCGAGGTCACCGAAGGAGAACGAAGATGGGAATGAATGTAGGCTCGTCCGACGACGAGCTGATGGTGGAGATGAACACCACGCCCTTGATCGACGTGATGCTGGTGCTGCTGATCATGTTGATCATCACCATCCCGATCCAGACGCACGCGGTGAAGCTGGACATGCCGGTGAGCAGCCCCTCCAAGCCCTTGGAAAAGCCGGTGGTGGTGCAGATCGACATTGCGGCGGACAACGGGATCTTGTGGAACGGCGAGCGGCTGGCGAACCGGGAGGCATTGGAGAAGAAGCTGACGGAAGCGGCGGCGCGGGCGCCGCAGCCGGAGTTCCACATCAAGCCGAACAAGGACGCGGGGTATGAGCCGGTGGCGATGGTGCTGGCGGAATCTCAGCGTTTGGGGGTGACTAAATTGGGCATTGTGGGCTCCGAGCAGTTTGTGCAATGACATATGTTTAATGGATAGTGTTGTGGCATGATAACGGGCGGCCGCAGTCAGGCCGCCCAAATGCTTGGCTGAGGCTTGTTCGCCCACGTTTCACAACAACAAGACAATACGACCACACAATGGCATATCCCGCGGCGAAGCCTGTGGGATGATGCCGAGCGGCCCTGGTCCGGCCGCGCCGGCGCAAGGGGGAATCTTGCGTCGTTTCATCGTCCTGGATGCGCGGCCGCCGAGCCTGACGCGGCGGCCGATAGCGCGTGTCCGAGCCCCGCGTCGCAGGCGGCTCAACCATAGAAAAGAACAAAACAGATGAACACACGATTTGTCATAGTCCCGCTCTTGTCGTTGACGCTGGCGGCTTGCGGCGCCAAGCCGTCCGACCCGCCCAAGGAGGGCGCCGCCGGCAAGGCCGCGGCCTCCGCGCCGGTGGCGCGGGCGCTGTCCACCGCGGATGTGATGGCGGCCAAGCCGCGCGCGCTGGCGGCGACGATCGCCTTCACCGGATCGCTCAACGCGCTGACCAGCGGCACCGTGGCCGCCGAGGTGGAGGCACGGGTCAAGGAAGTGCGCGTGCGCGAGGGCGAGGCGGTCAAGCGCGGTCAGGTGCTGGCGGTGCTGGACGCCGAAGTGCTGTCGCAATCGGTGACGGAACAGAACGCCCAGGTGGCCAACACCGAGGCGCGGCTGCGCCTGGCCAAGGTCAAACTGGAAAAACAGCGCGAGCTGCTGCACAAGGGCTTCATCTCGCAGATCGCCTATGACGAATTCGACAGCGATTACCGGGTGAAGGAGGGCGAGGCCAAGGCCCAGGCCACCCAGCTGGCGCGCGCGCGCCGACTGCTGGCGGACACCCAGATCCGCGCGCCGATAGACGGCGTGGTCTACGAGCGCAAGATCAATCCGGGCGAAGTGGCCGGCAAGAACGCGGTACTGTTCGCCATCGCCGATTTGTCGGTGCTGGAAATCGCCGCCACGGTGCCGGCGCGGCTGATCTCGCAGATCCAGCCCGGCATGCAGGCCGGCTTCAGCGTGGACGGCCTGGCCGAGCCGCAGCGCGGCGAAGTGGTGCGCATCAATCCGGTGGCGGTGGCGGGCACCCGCAGCTTCACCCTGTACATCCGCGTGAAGAACCCGGAGTACAAGCTGAAGGCCGGGCAGTTCGCCAAGGGCGGCATTGTGCTGCGCCAGATCAGCGACCAGATCGTGCTGCCGCTGCCGGCCATTCACGACCCGGACGGCCAGCCCTGGGTGCTGGTGGCGCGCCAGGGCCGGCTGGAGCGGCGGCCGGTGGAACTGTTGCTGCGTTCCGAGGCGGACCGGCTGGCGGCGGTGTCCGGGGTCAAGCCGGGCGAGCACGTGATCGCCGTGGACCTGGTGGGGGTGAAGGCCGGCGATCCGGTCTCCCTGCCGGGCAGCAAACTCTAAGCGGAGGGGCGCAGCATGTGGCTGACCCGAATCAGTGTCCGCAATCCCTATTTCGCCGCCGTGCTGATGATGACGCTGGTGGTGCTGGGCTTGTTTTCCTGGCAGCGGCTGGCGGTGGAGGAAATGCCGGATATCCGCTTCCCCATCGCCCTGGTGTCCACCGACTATCCGGGCGCCTCGCCGGAAGTGGTGGAAAGCGAAATCTCCAAGCCGGTGGAAGAGGCGGTCAACACCATCAACGGCATCAAGGAAATCCGCTCCTATTCCATGGAAGGCAATTCCACCGTGGTGGTGGAGTTCGAGCTGTCGGTGGATCCGGTGTCGGCGGTGCAGAACGTGCGGGACAAGATAGGCGCCATCCAGGGCCAGTTCCGCCGCGAGATCTCCGCGCCCACCGTGTCCCAGGTGGACCCCAACGACAACCCCATGCTGACCCTGGTGCTGACCTCGGATCAGACCCGGCCGCGCGAACTGACCACCTGGGTGGACAAGGTGCTGAAAAAGCGGCTGCAGATGGTGGCCGGCGTCGGCGACGTCAAGCTGATCGGCGGCGTGCGCCGCGAGATCCGCGTCGACGTGGACCCGGTGCGGCTGGAGGCCTCCGGCCTGTCCCTGCAGGACGTGGCCGACGCGCTGCGCGCCGCCAACCAGGATTTCCCCGCCGGCTCGGTGTCGGCGGTCAGCAAGGAGTGGGCGATCCGCGTCGCCGGCAAATTGAAATCCGCCGACGACTTCTCGCAACTGGCGGTGGGCTACCGCAACGGCGCGCCCATCCGGCTTGAAGACATCGCCACCGTGGCCGACACCGAGGCCGAGCAGTCCAGCATCTCGCTGATAGACGGCCGGCCCGGCGTGTCGCTGGACTTGCGCGCCGCGCGCGGCGCCAACGTGGTGGAAGTGGCCGAGGGCGTCAAGGCCAGGGTGGCGGAGCTGAAGAACCAGATGCCGGCCGGGGTCCAGGTGCGCTACACCTACGACACCGCCGAGGACGTGAAGAAGTCGCTGAACAACGTCGAATCCACGCTGCTGGAAGGCGCCGGCCTGACCGTGCTGATCGTCTTCCTGTTCCTGGGCAGCTGGCGCAGCACCGTGATCACCGGCCTGACCCTGCCGGTGTCGCTGATCGGCACCTTGTTCGCCATCCAGATGTTCGGCTTCACCCTGAACATGCTGACCCTGCTGGCCCTGTCGCTGTCCATCGGCCTCTTGATCGACGACGCCATCGTGGTGCGCGAAAACATCGTGCGCCACGCCGGGCTGGGCAAAAGCCATTATCAGGCCGCGCTGGACGGCACCAATGAAATCGGCCTGGCGGTGCTGGCCACCACGCTGACCGTGGTGGCGGTGTTCCTGCCGGTGGGCTTCATGGGCGGCATCATCGGCAAGTTCTTCCACCAGTTCGGCCTGACCGTGGCGGTGGCGGTGCTGATCTCCATGCTGGTCAGTTTCACGCTGGACCCGATGCTGTCGTCCATCTGGCACGATCCGCACCACCACGGCGACAAGCATCGCGGCCCGCTGGGGCGGATGCTGGACGCCTTCGAAAGCTCGCTGGACCGGTTGTCGGAGCGTTACGTCGGCGTGATCCGCTGGGCGCTGGCCCACCGCAAGACCGTGCTGGGCACGGCCTTGCTGCTGACCGTCGCCAGCTTCGCGCTGGTGCCGGGCATCGGCGGCGAGTTCATCCCGGAGCGCGACAGCGGCAAATTCACCATCAGCTACCAGACCGCGCCCGGATCGGCGCTGGAATACACCGCCACCAAGGGCCATGAACTGGCGGCGGCGGTGAAGGGCATTCCCGAAATCAAGTCGATCTCGATGAATGTGGGCGAGGGCAATTTCGGCGCCGGCAAGAACGATGGCTCGGTGACGGTGGACATCGGCGACAAGAACAGCCGTCAGCGCACCCTGGGGCAGGTGATCGCCGACGCGCGCGCGCGGGTGCTGCCGGTGGCCGGCGTCACCATCAAATCCGTGGCCAACGAGCAGCAGCAGGGCAAGCCGGTCAAGGTGGGCTTGCGCGGCAGCGACCTGCGCGAACTGAGCGCGGTGTCCGAAGACCTGATGCGCCGGCTGGGCAAGATCCACGGCGTGCGCGACATCGAATCCAACCTCAGCGAAGGCGACCCGGCGCTGAACCTGGTGCTCAAGCGCGACGCCGCCACCAGTCTGGGCGTGGACCTGGCCCGCGTGGGCAAGACCCTGTCCATCCTGTTGGCCGGCAACGCGGTCACCACCTGGGAAGCGCCGGACGGCGAAAACTACGACGTCAAGCTGCGGGTGCCCAAGTCCGAGCGCCGTCAGGAGCTGCTGGACGCGCTGACCGTGGCCGGGCGGCCGGATGCGCACGGCGCGGCCAATATGATCCCGCTGTCCTCGCTGATAGAGACCCGGCAGGGCATCAGCCCGCGCCAGATCAAGCGCGTCAACATGATGCGCGAGATCACCATCCTGGCCAATATCGAAGGCCGCGACGCCGGCACCGTCTCCGCCGAGGTGCATCAATTGGTGGAAGGCCTGAAGCTGCCGCCGGGCGTGATGCTGGTGCAGGGCGGCCAGCAAAAGGACATGCAGGAATCGCTGGGCTACGCGGTGCAGGCCTTGGCGCTGGGGGTGATCTTCATCTATCTGATCCTGGCCGCGCAGTTCCGCAGCTTCACGCTGCCGGTGACCATCATGATGGCCTTGCCGCTGGCCTTCGTCGGCGTGTTCTGTTCGCTGTATCTGTTCGGCTCCACGCTGAATATGTTCTCAGTGATCGGCATCATCATGCTGATGGGCCTGGCCGCCAAGAACGGCATCCTGCTGGTGGACTTCGTCAACCAGGCGCGGCGCGAAGGCATGGAGCGCAACCAGGCCATCGTCGAGGCCGGCCGGGTGCGGCTGCGCCCCATCATGATGACCAGCCTGGCGATGATCTTCGGCATGCTGCCCTTGGCGCTGGGCACCGGCGACGGTTCGGAAAGCAACCGGCCGATGGCGCACGCCATCATCGGTGGCTTGCTGACCTCCACCGTGCTGACCCTGATCGTGGTGCCGGTGGTCTACACCTATCTGGACGGCCTGCGCAGCCGGGTGCGCCGCCTATTGGGCGGCAAGCCGGCGCACCAGCCGGCGGCCGAACATTGAAACGAAAAGAGCCTGCGTTTGCGCAGGCTCTTTCTTTTGGCGAGGACGGTGTTTAATTTTTAGGGGGCGCCACGCAGTCATTGCCCTCAAAGCTCACCGACTGAATGGTATGGGTTTTGGG
It contains:
- a CDS encoding energy transducer TonB; the protein is MTSITARGIGGPPPKRRIAGLVGVIVFHALLIYALVSGLAQGVVKVIQQKVEVAVISEPPPPPPPPPPKIEKVVQPTAAPKPQAYVPPVVNPPPVTSTANAIQSTTSDPAPQPAPTPAPAVEAPKGPVSAKANCTQLQAPEYPSKAQQDEIQGVVRVAFQVGDNGRFSHIANISFDGGIPPRYRSGFQSAISAALQGYSCKPNSLLSQEFGFKLDSGE
- a CDS encoding zf-HC2 domain-containing protein, translating into MKLSCRQASRLISASQDRPLSQWEHVRLRVHLFMCGNCRNFSQQLKQLGEAARKAGRGE
- a CDS encoding TonB-dependent receptor; amino-acid sequence: MNYRKKRIALALAMLGAGAMPLAHADDASGTLDRVEITGSNIKRSIKQEQAIPMTIIKTDDLIKQGMTSVEQVVNSLAANQSSQGANAAVGASTGGASYASLRGLGHQYTLILLDGRRIVNQPMDGTSVDLNAIPLTVIDRIEVVRDGASAIYGTDAIGGVINFITKKTMQGLSIGGEFLSPQRSGGQERSVNLSYGYGDLGKDGFNIYGAYEYHKTNKIMATQRDFASQITSSTKRSVNSFPPNYLLPSGDLITGSPNCAPPYSTPDGSGACSQLYSLYPSIQPEVEQQTGVLKGTTRIGDHELSLQYLVTETKNTTWVAPTPFSGDVTSPTAPGQNPADGPFPVYGRSVPAGARVDSTTATTQRLQMNLEGLIAGWDYRAGLGHSESKVTHDLDGGYLSQSKLQNALNSGFDPGTSDPAAWKPFSSSGRIEQAKSKLDLADFKVSKEVLQLPAGMLAVAIGAEARRETIEHTYNHALSTDTLSTGLTKTNDGSGQRSAQALYGELDIPVIKHLDANLAVRYDHYSDSGSSVNPKVSLKYQPVPQLLLRSSASTGFRAPSLYDINQPAQQQLTAKNYTDPVLCPGGVAQPGAGSSSCVKTQQNLLTGGNKSLQPEKSSSISFGMVLEPVKDLTTSVDFWWTNIQNSIGSLNEQTIFANPGKYANLFVRDSKNNLLYVTDLTDNLGNTSAAGVDLGFSYRLPRTSVGDFTVNLDGTYISKHSFQYEKGGDYHSDLGAYVNGSPTFRWQHNLALNWMRGSWSGILAQAYKSGYTDSDPSHMVKPYSTWNLSGSYAWNKQLTVTAGIKNLFDQLPPWSNQGETTPQGYDPRFTDAVGRAYFVKASYKM
- a CDS encoding MotA/TolQ/ExbB proton channel family protein, which produces MTKTTRTAFAALALLASLPVLAAETAHVTSNPYGIDALWAQGDIVARGTLIILLIMSAATWYVGIVKLLEQRRLLKQGRELLASHGAELQKRASELADEGMFSAVAAAGIDAAAEHKGELAGRVDLNTWVSMAISDAVDSASHHMQNGLSVVATVGSTAPFVGLFGTVWGIYHALTAIGMSGQASIDKVAGPVGEALIMTAIGLGVAVPAVLGYNWLVRRNKLVLDMVRVVAGRLHASLLNAR
- a CDS encoding DUF2325 domain-containing protein; this encodes MNAMLVGADTLGNIPDVLRDFGINIHRHVSGRNSSHQRKVDRLPAGTDLLILFTDFLGHNVMRHFRELASENQIRFIACRRSVCALKQSLTGAGLNDSQCAACPHQCAAAKSGGGKRKR
- the radA gene encoding DNA repair protein RadA, giving the protein MAKIKTVFSCAECGGQTPKWQGQCPHCNAWNTLTEAVQAAPAANARFQSWSDSATQVQKLSDVQTEEVPRDPSGIDELDRVLGGGVVRGAVILIGGDPGIGKSTLLLQALSEIGARRKVLYVSGEESPQQIALRATRLAVATERVNLLAEIRLEAILETLKREQPEVAVIDSIQTLYTDQVTSAPGSVSQVRECAAQLTRMAKQTGITILLVGHVTKEGSLAGPRVLEHMVDTVLYFEGDSHSNYRMIRAIKNRFGAVNELGVFVMTDRGLKGVSNPSAIFLSSYRDDVSGSCVLVTQEGSRPLLVEIQALVDDCHGFQPKRLTVGLEQNRLAMLLAVLHRHGGVACFDQDVFLNAVGGVKINEPAADLAIILAMVSSLRNKPLPEKLVVFGEVGLAGEVRPVARGQERLKEAAKLGFTRAIVPQANSPRQPIEGLRVIAVERLDQAVEFCRE
- a CDS encoding sigma-70 family RNA polymerase sigma factor; amino-acid sequence: MIEDRDIEAERPYLFRYALAQLREKDAADEAVQETLLAALESRASFSGKSTLRTWLTSILRFKLIDALRRKGKEKLFESLENEADDGDFDGLFSRDGHWREPVKAWSGPEQSLISRQFWEVFEQCSEVMPRRTAMVFVMREVMGMEIAEICKNLEISATNCSVLLYRARMSLRECFSIRWSREASV